Proteins encoded in a region of the Coffea eugenioides isolate CCC68of chromosome 4, Ceug_1.0, whole genome shotgun sequence genome:
- the LOC113768598 gene encoding uncharacterized protein LOC113768598 → MACLLMFILLVLFQAIIPVVLSHGNAQTCRSYCGNLTVDYPFATQSGCGHPGFRDLLFCINDVLMFHISSGSYRVLDIDYAYQSLTLHDPHMSTCDSIVLGGRGNGFVVEQWRSPFLNPTTDNVFMLIECSAESPLFEGFPGKHLPCGNVSGMGCEEYYNCPAWDIIGPKRVGPVYGSGPPECCAVSFEAIKAVNLTKLGCQGYSSAYSLAPLRLSGPDGWSYGIRVKYSIQGNEAFCKACEATGGTCGFDIDGNSDLCMCGSWNSTSNCDSVHSTSNRIRWTFMDALAGLLMTEIIWRNLPSLQ, encoded by the exons ATGGCTTGCCTCCTCATGTTCATTCTGTTAGTTCTATTTCAGGCAATAATCCCAGTAGTTCTCAGCCATGGCAATGCTCAGACATGTAGATCTTATTGTGGGAACCTAACAGTTGACTACCCTTTTGCAACTCAATCAGGTTGTGGCCATCCAGGCTTCCGGGACCTCTTATTCTGCATCAATGATGTACTTATGTTTCACATCAGCTCAGGATCATATCGCGTTTTAGACATCGATTATGCTTACCAATCTCTCACATTACACGATCCTCACATGTCAACCTGTGACTCAATCGTGCTAGGAGGCCGAGGCAACGGCTTTGTAGTCGAGCAGTGGCGATCCCCCTTCTTAAATCCTACTACAGATAATGTGTTCATGCTGATAGAATGCTCAGCTGAGTCACCAttgtttgaaggttttccagggaAGCACTTGCCTTGTGGAAATGTTTCAGGGATGGGATGTGAGGAGTACTATAACTGTCCTGCCTGGGACATAATCGGGCCTAAACGGGTTGGCCCGGTGTATGGATCGGGTCCTCCCGAGTGTTGTGCAGTGTCATTTGAGGCTATTAAAGCTGTGAATCTTACAAAACTTGGTTGCCAGGGGTATAGCAGTGCTTATAGTCTAGCACCCCTGAGACTTTCAGGGCCTGATGGTTGGTCTTATGGGATCAGGGTGAAGTATTCTATACAAGGGAATGAAGCCTTCTGCAAAGCATGTGAGGCCACAGGTGGGACTTGTGGATTTGATATTGATGGCAATAGTGATTTGTGCATGTGTGGAAGCTGGAATTCCACCTCAAATTGTGATTCAG TCCACTCAACATCCAACAGAATAAGATGGACTTTCATGGATGCATTAGCAG